Genomic segment of bacterium:
GACATCGCCGAGCGCCGCAAGCCGCAGGACGGCCGTATGCAGTCGAAGATCGGCGGCAAGGAACTCGACTTCCGCGTCTCCTGCCTCCCCACAGTAAACGGCGAAAAAATCGTCATGCGCATTCTCGACAAGGGCAACGCCATGGTGGGCCTGGAGCGGCTGGGCCTGGAGAAATTCGAGGAAGAGTTTCTCCTGGAAATGGCGCATCGCCCCTGGGGGATCTTCCTCGTCACCGGCCCAACCGGTTCGGGCAAATCCACCACCCTGTATTCCCTGCTGCATCACCTGAACTCGTCGGAGCGGAACATCTGCACCATCGAGGACCCGGTGGAATACACCCTCAAGGGGATCAACCAGGTCGAGGTGAACCGCAAGGCGCATCTTGACTTCGCCGCCGCGATCCGCTCCTTCCTCCGGCAGGACCCCGACATCATCCTGGTGGGGGAAATCCGCGACTACGAAACGCTGGAAAGCGCGGTCGAGTGCTCCCTGACCGGTCACATGGTCTTCAGCACGCTGCACACCAACGACGCCCCCTCGACCGTCGTCCGCATGGTCCAGATGGGCGCGCCGAACTACCTCGTGGCCGCCTCCACCATCGGCATTCACTCCCAGCGTCTGGTCCGCACTATCTGCCAGACCTGTATCGAGCCGATTCCCTACGACGAGAACATGCGGATGCTGGTCCGCGACATGTTCCCGCACATGGGCGACGATTTTAATCCGCGCCTGTTCAAGGGTCGGGGCTGCACGATTTGCCGCGGCACCGGCTTCAAGGGACGCACCGGCATCTTCGAGATGATGGGCATCTCCCCCATCATCCGGCAGTACATCCTCCAGGATCAGCCCACGGATGAAGTCCGACGGCAGGCGATCAAGGAAGGGATGCGGACGCTGGAGAAGTCGGCCCTCGCCAAGGTGCTTAACGGCATCACTACCATCGAAGAGGCCTCCCGCATCACCACCCTGCGCAAGGAAGAGGCGGGTCAGCAGGCAGAGCACGAGGTCGGGGTCCCCGAGCCGGCGTTCTACAGCACCGCCCTCGACGAGCCTGCGGTGGCCGGCGGCTTCCTGGAGGAGACCCGGCAGTCGGAGCTCGAAGAGTTCCCGGATCACTTCCTGGACGACATCCCGATGGAGCGGGTCGAAGGGCTGCTGTAGTCACCTTGTTCCGGCACTCCCGGCTGGGCAGATGTGCCTGTCGTGGACCGCGGTTGAACAAAGTTACACCCCGGACCTCCCAGGTCCGGGGGTTTCGTTGAGTTGCTCTCACGGATCAGTGTCGCTGCTTACCGCATTGCCTTAAGTGATGGGCGAAGCGCTGTCGCGAAACGGGCAAAGCAATCGAGGAGGGCATCATGGATCTCAGGCCATTGCTCTTCCGGGGTACTCAATCCCCCCAGCCTTGGAGATACCTTGATTTCACACGCGCGGGAAGCGTCCTTGCGATCCCAAATCAATGGCCCGCCGAAGAGCGCTTCGATCTGCTCACGCTGAGCCTCAAACCGCTCATATCGGGACAGCGCCATTTCATGTGAGTCCCCATCGATGTACAAGAAGACCAGTGCATCGTCGAGATTGCATCGGAATCCCCAGGAGATACCCGGTACCCCCGCAGAAGTTGAGATGTACCCGGCGTTTGCAGAGCGGCCGGCAAGCCAGTCCAACCGCCCGCGGGTCCGATCCTTCAGCGCTTCCCAAAAGCGACGCCGCAATTCATGTCGTTCGTTGTCCAGCGTCTCCTTGGCCTGGCCTACAGCCTTCGCCTGCGCCGACGGGCCAACGATTAGTGTCAGCAAGGGAGCGGGAGCAGAGTCACCGATCCGGACGGTTTCCAGTTTGAGCAGATAGAAGTCACCCAGCCCTGATTCGTTCAGCCAGTGCATGGCTTTCACATGCTCCGGCCGGGCCTGAGGAGTGATCCAGATTGCAATCCGGGCATCGAACGCCGCGAGGTAGGTCAGAACCTGCCCCAGATGCGTGTGATTACTCGGTGCGGTTTGATTTTCAATGACCACGGTCTGACCATCTTCATCAGAGGCGATGATATCCACCCAGAAATACTCAGCTCGCCGTTCAGTTTGAAGCACGGTCAGTCGTAACCCGCAAGCATCTTCAATGACATCAATGTGCTCGGCAAGCCAGGGGGTAAACACTTTTGCTTCGTCAGGAAAGACCTCAGTTACTGGTATGCGTGAGATCCGGCTGATTTGGTCGATCATGTTCCACTCCTACGTAGCTCTTACTGAGGTTTCGGATTCTAGCGCACAAGACGGCTCAAGCAGCACCAGCTAAGTACTGCCTACTGAGGGGCCAATGTCTAGTCCCCGGAAATTGGCAGCGCCCCGGAGGCCTTCCGGGGCGCAGAGGTTCGACTGGGTCGGCCCGCGGTGGGCCTGCTCCGGTCGCTCGCAGCGCGATCCGCGAGGACACATCCTTGGCGCCCTGTATGGATCCGATATCGCTTTGGTGACGAGCCCCGAGGCGTCACAAGTCCGGGACGCGCCCCTTGCGGAGGGCACGTCCCGGCTTGTTTCTACGACGACTCGCTGACTTGAAGCTGGGGGAGGTTCCGGGCACCAGGCACAACAAAACCGCCGTCCCGATGGGACTCGGCGGTGATGCCACAGATGTGACTGCTCCCTGCGAGCATGATGACCTCCCTGGTGCCTGCGAGGTTAGCTGACGGGCTGGAGGAGGAAGGTCCTCTGGCATCCGATGCGGACGCCTGCGCCCCGAAAGTTGGGTCCCCCGCTGCCTGCCGTGGGCGGCAAGCATTCGGCTATGTGCGCTGACTATACCACAAGACGTTGACTGTCCTTGGGTGGTTCAGACTGACCCGAACCCGCCGGTAACTTTTCGCTGACACTCCCCGACCTTATACTCTGGACTGGCAGGCTCTGCGCCCGCCCCCCACACAACGGATGTCTCCCCTCCCGGGTGACCGTCAGCTGGCGGCACCCCACGAGCGTATCTGGAAGGAGCTGCCAGCGATGTCGACCATGTCCGCCCGGGGTGAGGACCTCAACGCCGGGAAAAAAAAAGTCTTCATCGATGACCTGCTGCTCTATACGGTCAAGGCCAAAGCCTCCGACCTCCACGTCACCGTTGGCATCCCCCCCTGTGTCCGGGTCCATGGCGAACTGAAGCCAATCCCGGGACTCCCCAGCCTCGCCAAAGAAGACACCCACGTCATGATGACCTCCCTCATGACGGAGAAGCAGATCAATCAGTTTGAGCGGGAACGGGAAATCGACTTCGCCTTCGAGATCAAGGGCCAGGGGCGCTTCCGCTGCAACGGGTATTACCAGAAGGGGAACATGGGGGGTGTCATCCGGGTCGTCCCGAACACCATCCCCACCACCGAGCAGTTGCAGCTGCCCAAAATCTGCGAGGAAGTCGCCCGCTACAAGCGGGGCCTGGTCCTCTTCACCGGCCCCACCGGGTCCGGGAAAAGCTCCTCCCTGGCCGCCCTGATCAACATCGTCAACTCTGAGCGACGCTGCCACATCATGACGATCGAGGACCCGATCGAGTTTGTCCATTCGCACAAGCAGGCGGTCGTCAATCAGCGCGAACTCGGCGATGACACCTACTCCTACGCGAAAGCGCTGAAGCATGTTCTGCGTCAGGACCCCGATGTCATCCTCGTGGGCGAGATGCGCGACCTGGAGACCATCCAGCTGGCCATCACGGCAGCGGAAACGGGCCACCTTGTGTTCAGCACCCTGCACACCATCGATGCGCCGCAGTCCATCGACCGCATGATCGACGTCTTTCCGCCGTATCAGCAGGAACAGATCCGCCTGATGCTCTCCAACGCGCTGAAAGCGATTTTCTCCCAGCACCTGTTGCGTCGCGCCGATGGTGCCGGGCGGGTGCCCGGTGTCGAAGTGATGCTCAACAACTCCGCAGTCTCCAACATCATCCGCGAGGGGAAGGTCCATCAGCTCTACTCGGTGATGCAGACCTCCGCGAAGTTCGGGATGCAGACGATGGACACGTCGATCAAGGAGTGGCTCCAGAAGGGTGTCATCAGCCGGGAAGAAGCCCTGGCGAACTGCCACAATCTGATGGAGTTCCAGCAGCTTCTCGCTGGCAAGAACCCCTACGAGGGGTAAGCCGGCCCCTTCCGAATCTGCCCTCTGGTTGATGCACTCGACCGGTTCCGCTGCTCGCACACGCCTGCTGCATGTCAATTCCGCTTGGACCTTTTGCCCTCGCGGATTTTTTTGCCCCGTCACTTGCAATCGCGTCTCAATTGCACTACTCTCCTGCTGCAGTCCCCCACGCACGCCCGGTGGGACGCCAACAGTGCAGTTGACGCCTCATTCCTTCTCTCTCTCCTGGACGGGTCCGTGGGCAACCGCAGACCCGTCCTTGTCTTTCTGCGGTGGCGCTTCCAACTGATGAGTCCCAGAAGCATCGGGAAAATTTCTTTCAATGGTTTCTATACGACCCTCTGGAACGGACAGGCACTTGTGTGATTTGCTTCCCCCATCGTGCTCTCCCGGCTCCAGCCAGTCCGATGGTGGCAGCAGCCCCGACTTGCGGGACGCCGTCGCGGTGTCGCCGCGGGACTCGCTTTCCTCTGCACCTGGCTGCTGACCCTGGCGCTGGTCCATGTGGGACAGCATCATTGCTCCCACGATCCTGACCACGGGCACGACACCGCCTCCCTCGAACTGACGCACGACTGCTTCCTCTGTCTCGCCCAACAGACTCTCGCCGGATCACACCTGCCACCGCCGCCAGCTGACTGGCAGCTTCCGGCCATTGATCCGAACTGCGGCTGTTCCGGCCAGACCCTGGTGCAATTTTCCCCGCCGGATCATTCCCCCGACGCCCTCCGCGGACCACCAGCCCTCCTGCAGTAGCACCCCCCGGTCCTGACTTCAGCCTCACTGGCTGAAGCGTATGCCTGCTATCTGTAAAGGAGCCTGTTATGTCTCTGTCACGCCCATCGGCGCGATGGCTGGCGCTTGGTGTCGCCTGCCTGCTGCCGACGATGCCGGTCTTCGCCGAAGCATCCACCGATCCTGATGTCCCAGATGCCCTGGAAGCACGCATCGACGCCCTTGAGGCGGAACTGCAGCAATTGCGCGCCGAACTGGAAGCGCTCCGGCAGCCCGCCCCGGCAGTGACACCTACCTCGTCAGCGTCGCGACAAAATGCGTTCAACCCCGACATTGGCGTCAACGCCCTGAGCACGCTCATCTTCGACTCCGGCGAGTTGAGCGATGCCCGCTTCGACTTCAACGAGCTGGAGTTGAGTGTGAGCGGTGTCGTGGATCCCTTTGCCTCCTACTACGCCAGCCTGGTCTTTCTGGGTGAGGAAGTGGAAGTGGAGGAAGCGTATGCCACGCTGACGAACTTCCCCGCTGACCTCACGACCACGGTCGGGCGACGGCTGATCCCGGTGGGC
This window contains:
- the pilT_2 gene encoding Twitching mobility protein codes for the protein MSTMSARGEDLNAGKKKVFIDDLLLYTVKAKASDLHVTVGIPPCVRVHGELKPIPGLPSLAKEDTHVMMTSLMTEKQINQFEREREIDFAFEIKGQGRFRCNGYYQKGNMGGVIRVVPNTIPTTEQLQLPKICEEVARYKRGLVLFTGPTGSGKSSSLAALINIVNSERRCHIMTIEDPIEFVHSHKQAVVNQRELGDDTYSYAKALKHVLRQDPDVILVGEMRDLETIQLAITAAETGHLVFSTLHTIDAPQSIDRMIDVFPPYQQEQIRLMLSNALKAIFSQHLLRRADGAGRVPGVEVMLNNSAVSNIIREGKVHQLYSVMQTSAKFGMQTMDTSIKEWLQKGVISREEALANCHNLMEFQQLLAGKNPYEG